The following proteins are co-located in the Gossypium hirsutum isolate 1008001.06 chromosome A02, Gossypium_hirsutum_v2.1, whole genome shotgun sequence genome:
- the LOC107951739 gene encoding uncharacterized protein, which produces METPAMATQTQAPKLNQKLNYSMVGKENDMMMIGGLISKKSGIDLMQNCDLPPPLKVFAGLDKAVELMSLNNRAGYSIMGQEDDKNDDGKLEIFKALRLSQTRAREAERKAADLAEEKQRVSDAFMKESLQLFAYRQWVRLLEIQVWVLKSQMVEKDQNFCDKTERQRVVEEGIEGGNNNGDEMSLIVALAICLGIASVGLAFGCRYLF; this is translated from the coding sequence ATGGAGACACCCGCCATGGCTACGCAGACGCAGGCACCAAAACTTAATCAGAAATTGAATTATTCCATGGTTGGTAAAGAGAATGATATGATGATGATAGGTGGTCTAATTTCTAAGAAGTCTGGTATTGATTTGATGCAAAACTGTGATCTCCCTCCACCTCTCAAGGTGTTTGCTGGGTTGGATAAGGCGGTGGAGTTGATGTCGTTGAATAACAGGGCGGGTTATAGCATCATGGGACAAGAGGACGATAAAAACGATGATGGGAAGTTGGAGATTTTCAAGGCTTTAAGGTTGTCGCAAACGCGTGCGAGGGAAGCGGAAAGGAAGGCGGCGGACTTGGCGGAGGAGAAACAACGGGTATCAGATGCTTTTATGAAAGAATCGTTGCAGTTGTTTGCTTATCGGCAATGGGTGAGATTGCTTGAGATTCAAGTCTGGGTTCTGAAATCACAAATGGTGGAGAAAGATCAGAATTTTTGTGATAAAACAGAGAGACAAAGAGTGGTAGAAGAGGGAATTGAGGGTGGAAACAATAATGGGGATGAAATGTCATTGATTGTTGCTTTGGCTATTTGCCTTGGGATTGCCAGTGTTGGTTTAGCATTTGGTTGTAGATATTTGTTTTGA
- the LOC107952333 gene encoding uncharacterized protein — protein sequence MDTLIHAMKDCPKAREVLAYGDLNNNLLEGCYGRQNNKIFRDVEEKAKVTWDRAAVLSQDFRICNFLEKSMLLEPTMEKGWKKPGQGVVKINFDATMNGRKMGFALVARDHDGFVLGGQTGVLEKNVQAEWAELHTLEKSFSFVRTRNWLKLEFESDCVSLVNRLNRMKVDFSTMGYRIRESLKMLNSCVSVSIVWAPHYCNKAADYLFKWDAIQNCITDFDMDYPLEIHDIILSDAIN from the exons ATGGATACCCTGATTCATGCGATGAAAGATTGTCCAAAGGCTAGAGAAGTGCTGGCTTATGGAGATCTGAATAATAATTTGCTTGAGGGTTGCTACGGTCG CCAGAACAATAAAATTTTTCGAGACGTGGAGGAGAAAGCCAAAGTGACATGGGATAGGGCTGCTGTGTTAAGCCAGGATTTTCGCATTTGTAATTTCCTGGAAAAATCGATGCTTCTAGAACCGACTATGGAGAAAGGTTGGAAGAAGCCAGGACAGGGAGTGGTTAAGATAAATTTTGACGCTACTATGAATGGAAGAAAAATGGGTTTTGCGCTTGTGGCAAGGGATCATGACGGCTTTGTCCTTGGCGGTCAGACGGGTGTGTTGGAGAAGAACGTTCAAGCCGAATGGGCTGAGCTACATACGCTGGAAAAAAGCTTTAGTTTTGTGCGGACAAGAAATTGGCTTAAGCTGGAATTTGAGTCTGACTGCGTCAGCTTGGTGAATCGGCTTAATAGGATGAAGGTTGACTTTTCAACCATGGGCTACCGTATTCGGGAAAGTCTTAAAATGTTAAATTCATGTGTTTCTGTTAGTATTGTTTGGGCCCCGCATTATTGTAATAAAGCTGCTGATTACCTTTTTAAATGGGATGCTATTCAGAATTGTATTACGGATTTTGATATGGATTATCCTTTGGAAATCCATGATATTATTTTAAGTGATGCAATAAATTGA